Proteins encoded together in one Ipomoea triloba cultivar NCNSP0323 chromosome 4, ASM357664v1 window:
- the LOC116016553 gene encoding putative protein phosphatase 2C-like protein 44, with product MGFKDLHLKLAKRFGLGRFLGRDGGGGGGNDEKGKRFSWMTPVSHGYYAAEGDDDEVVVQREQVEDNEWWFYGVLHARIGAGVTEYLQDNLFNNNLNQSQMRRKSKETMKKAHLRARAKIMETAKGSCKVGSASAIVINGERLVIAKMGDYKAVICKDGEAFQIGTRHWQQKRQHWSNKLFPGAIRFPRMQTTNASDTSNTDESKDFKSLELAVACERIDGNTEFVILASTGVWEVMKEQEAVNLIRHFENPQAAAECLAKEALTRMSKSKIACLIIWFD from the exons ATGGGTTTCAAAGATCTTCATCTCAAGCTAGCCAAG CGGTTTGGGCTGGGGAGATTTCTGGGCagagacggcggcggcggcggcggaaatGATGAGAAGGGGAAGAGGTTTTCATGGATGACGCCGGTATCGCATGGCTACTATGCGGCGGagggtgatgatgatgaggtgGTGGTGCAACGTGAACAGGTGGAGGACAATGAGTGGTGGTTCTATGGAGTTTTGCACGCTAGGATTGGTGCTGGAGTTACTGAGTACTTGCAGGACAATTTGTTCAACAACAACCTCAATCAG TCACAGATGAGAAGGAAGAGCAAGGAAACAATGAAGAAGGCACACCTGAGGGCAAGAGCAAAGATCATGGAAACCGCAAAGGGATCATGCAAGGTTGGTTCAGCATCTGCAATTGTGATCAATGGAGAGAGGCTTGTAATAGCAAAGATGGGCGATTACAAAGCCGTCATCTGCAAAGATGGGGAGGCCTTCCAAATTGGTACAAGGCACTGGCAGCAGAAGAGACAACATTGGTCCAATAAACTCTTTCcag GAGCTATAAGGTTTCCTAGAATGCAAACAACAAATGCCTCTGATACAAGCAATACAGATGAATCCAAGGACTTTAAAAGCTTAGAACTGGCTGTTGCATGTGAGAGAATAGATGGTAACACCGAATTTGTCATCCTTGCAAGTACTGGTGTGTGGGAG GTTATGAAGGAGCAAGAGGCTGTGAACCTGATCAGGCACTTTGAGAACCCGCAAGCAGCAGCTGAATGTTTAGCAAAAGAGGCTTTAACCAGGATGAGCAAAAGCAAGATTGCTTGTTTGATCATTTGGTTTGACTGA